One window from the genome of Natrialba magadii ATCC 43099 encodes:
- the pyrH gene encoding UMP kinase gives MKVVVSIGGSVLVPELGTDRVAEHAAVVEDLVADGCRVGTVVGGGGVAREYIGAARGLGANEIELDQLGIDVTRLNARLLIAALGEDAVTAPAEDYDEAGEALRRGDVSVMGGVAPAQTTDAVGAALAEYIDADLLVYATSVPGVYSADPKEDDDATKYDDLRADELVDVIAGLEMNAGASAPVDLLAAKIIERSGMRTIVLDGTDPDRIAKAVRYGEHDGTDVVPESAGEEPTYWAQDEDE, from the coding sequence ATGAAAGTGGTCGTTTCTATCGGCGGCAGCGTGCTCGTCCCGGAGCTCGGGACCGATCGGGTGGCCGAACACGCGGCCGTCGTCGAGGACCTCGTCGCGGACGGCTGTCGTGTCGGCACCGTCGTCGGGGGCGGCGGTGTCGCACGCGAGTACATCGGCGCCGCCCGCGGACTGGGGGCAAACGAGATCGAACTGGACCAGCTCGGCATCGACGTGACGCGCCTGAACGCGCGCCTGCTCATCGCCGCGCTCGGCGAGGACGCCGTCACCGCGCCCGCCGAAGACTACGACGAGGCCGGCGAGGCGCTTCGCCGTGGCGACGTCTCCGTTATGGGCGGCGTTGCACCGGCACAGACGACCGACGCCGTCGGTGCCGCGCTCGCGGAGTACATCGACGCCGACCTGCTCGTCTACGCGACGAGCGTCCCCGGCGTCTACAGCGCCGACCCGAAGGAAGACGACGACGCGACGAAGTACGACGACCTTCGCGCGGACGAACTCGTCGACGTCATCGCCGGACTCGAGATGAACGCCGGTGCGTCTGCACCGGTCGACCTGCTCGCGGCGAAGATCATCGAGCGCTCGGGCATGCGCACGATCGTCCTCGACGGGACGGACCCGGATCGGATCGCGAAGGCAGTTCGCTACGGCGAACACGACGGGACGGACGTGGTTCCCGAGAGTGCGGGCGAGGAACCAACCTACTGGGCACAGGACGAAGATGAGTGA
- a CDS encoding DUF7123 family protein: protein MSMSTTAQPSTESKEHRLKRYLRERAEDGELYFKGKFIADDVGMSPKEIGALMVKLSESANDLEIEKWSYTSATTWRVEPA from the coding sequence ATGTCGATGAGCACGACAGCCCAACCCTCCACGGAAAGCAAAGAACACCGCCTGAAGCGATACCTTCGCGAGCGCGCCGAAGACGGCGAGCTCTACTTCAAAGGGAAGTTCATCGCCGACGACGTCGGCATGTCCCCGAAGGAAATCGGCGCGCTCATGGTCAAACTCTCGGAGTCGGCAAACGACCTCGAGATTGAGAAATGGTCCTACACGAGCGCGACCACGTGGCGCGTCGAACCTGCCTGA
- a CDS encoding molybdopterin synthase produces MHVLGILDHGVDETTLNSVVDRAVDELSQAGRVGVVRYDATIADGTHETLTIGGDVTYGLGADGDWTATGTGLSVQDAVDQLAINCDYGVVVGVPSLQRRYPTLVVGGGDRSSDGSNNELRDANRGRNRDHDQGQGQSHDHDHGHDHEHIKNTLATINTATDLNTLDLTAALESTEPHRTLESLVAEVKQSPQAPRAGAIATFTGRVRQKDAEDDTPTEYLEFEKYEGVADERMAALESELEAREGVFAVELYHRTGVVEDGEDIVFVVVLAGHREEAFRTVEDGINRLKDEVPLFKKEVTLEDEFWVHERS; encoded by the coding sequence ATGCACGTACTCGGGATCCTCGATCACGGCGTCGACGAGACGACGCTCAACAGCGTCGTCGATCGAGCCGTCGACGAACTCTCACAGGCTGGCCGCGTCGGCGTCGTCCGCTACGACGCGACGATCGCTGACGGCACCCACGAGACGCTCACCATCGGCGGCGACGTCACGTATGGGCTCGGTGCTGACGGCGACTGGACCGCAACTGGCACCGGACTCTCCGTTCAAGACGCAGTCGACCAGCTCGCAATCAACTGCGACTACGGCGTCGTTGTCGGTGTTCCATCGCTCCAGCGGCGGTATCCGACGCTCGTCGTTGGTGGTGGCGATAGGAGCAGTGATGGCAGCAACAACGAATTACGCGACGCCAATCGCGGCCGCAACCGCGACCACGACCAAGGCCAAGGCCAAAGCCACGATCACGATCACGGCCACGACCACGAGCACATCAAAAACACGCTCGCAACAATAAACACCGCAACCGATCTCAACACGCTCGATCTCACCGCCGCACTCGAGTCCACCGAGCCACACCGGACACTCGAGTCCCTCGTCGCCGAGGTCAAACAGTCACCTCAAGCGCCTCGCGCCGGCGCAATCGCGACGTTTACGGGTCGTGTCCGGCAGAAGGACGCCGAAGACGACACGCCGACGGAGTACCTCGAGTTCGAGAAGTACGAGGGCGTAGCGGACGAGCGCATGGCTGCACTCGAGTCGGAACTCGAGGCGCGTGAGGGCGTGTTTGCAGTCGAACTCTACCACCGGACTGGCGTCGTCGAGGACGGTGAGGATATCGTCTTCGTCGTCGTCCTTGCAGGACATCGCGAGGAGGCGTTTCGGACCGTCGAAGATGGAATCAATCGTCTGAAGGACGAAGTGCCCCTGTTCAAGAAAGAAGTGACGCTCGAAGACGAGTTCTGGGTTCACGAACGCTCGTGA
- a CDS encoding site-2 protease family protein — MDDRASSEPDSGPNPTRRATATNGQTVDGPPIERIESVFAVYDVHIDGDQLVYYGDPLEPPEELLEELWPVFRSHGYEPRFSTRYGEYVLVAEPTSVGINGIPWTNILLLLATVVSTLFAGSMWYHIDPISNPTEMWRAWPFTVAILGVLGVHEMGHYVMSRYHQVDASLPYFIPVPTLIGTMGAVIKMKGRMPDRKALFDIGVAGPLAGLIATIGVTIVGLHLPPTVAPDSVVQDTNAIQIQLGYPPLLELLAAAFDQPLYRDDPARAVNPVVIGGWVGMFVTFLNLIPVGQLDGGHILRAMTGRFQETIAALVPGVLFGLAAYLYYVSGHSGNSVLIWAVWGLFTAVLASVGPAHPVRDDSLGTGRFVLGLITFVLGVLCFMPVPIEIIE, encoded by the coding sequence ATGGACGACCGCGCTTCGTCCGAGCCCGACTCTGGCCCCAATCCAACACGTCGAGCGACGGCTACGAACGGGCAGACCGTCGACGGCCCCCCAATCGAGCGCATCGAATCCGTGTTCGCAGTCTACGACGTCCACATCGACGGCGATCAGCTCGTCTACTACGGTGATCCCCTCGAGCCGCCCGAGGAGTTACTGGAAGAGCTGTGGCCTGTCTTCCGCTCGCACGGCTACGAACCGCGCTTTTCGACACGCTACGGCGAGTACGTCCTCGTCGCCGAGCCAACAAGTGTTGGAATCAACGGCATTCCATGGACGAACATCCTGCTACTGCTCGCAACCGTCGTCTCGACCCTGTTCGCCGGCTCGATGTGGTACCACATCGATCCCATCTCGAATCCGACAGAGATGTGGCGCGCCTGGCCGTTCACCGTCGCGATTCTGGGTGTCCTCGGCGTCCACGAGATGGGCCACTACGTGATGAGCCGCTACCATCAGGTCGACGCCTCACTGCCGTACTTCATCCCCGTTCCGACACTCATCGGAACCATGGGCGCGGTCATCAAGATGAAAGGCCGAATGCCCGATCGTAAGGCCCTGTTCGATATCGGCGTCGCCGGCCCGCTCGCCGGACTGATCGCCACCATCGGTGTCACCATCGTCGGCCTCCACCTCCCGCCGACGGTCGCCCCCGATAGCGTCGTCCAGGATACCAATGCGATCCAGATCCAGCTCGGCTACCCACCGCTACTCGAGTTACTCGCCGCTGCCTTCGATCAGCCGTTGTACCGTGACGATCCGGCACGAGCGGTGAACCCGGTGGTCATCGGCGGCTGGGTCGGGATGTTCGTCACGTTCCTGAACCTGATTCCGGTGGGCCAACTCGATGGCGGGCACATCCTGCGCGCGATGACAGGGCGGTTCCAGGAGACGATCGCGGCGCTGGTTCCGGGCGTTCTGTTCGGCCTTGCGGCGTACCTCTACTACGTCAGCGGGCACAGCGGGAACTCGGTGCTCATCTGGGCTGTCTGGGGGCTGTTTACGGCGGTACTCGCCTCCGTCGGGCCCGCCCATCCGGTGCGTGACGACTCGCTCGGGACTGGCCGATTCGTCCTCGGCCTCATTACGTTCGTCCTCGGCGTGCTCTGTTTCATGCCGGTGCCGATCGAGATTATCGAGTGA
- a CDS encoding CapA family protein yields MGQQSPTRIGFTGDVMLGRLVDTRQRTRRRAPDAVWGSVSDQLRELDGLVINLECCLSTRGRQWQRTYRPFHFRADPDWAIPALESVGVDVCALANNHVLDYETIALRDTLATLDEAGIAHAGAGETIDEALEPAVRSIGDCEIAVVSFTDNTPEYAADEETPGTAWIEIDVGDEETKRRVREALDRARRSNPDLLVASLHWGPNMVTEPSASFREFGRWLVEEGVDLVHGHSAHVFHGIELHDGRPIVYDAGDFVDDYAVDPELQNDRSFLFVLSVTDVGEPVELRLVPTEISECTVSTASAEAATWARQRMRSLSARYGTTFEQDGADLVLELDTG; encoded by the coding sequence ATGGGCCAGCAATCGCCGACTCGAATCGGTTTTACGGGCGACGTAATGCTCGGGCGGCTCGTCGACACCCGTCAGCGGACACGTCGTCGCGCCCCGGATGCTGTCTGGGGCTCCGTCAGCGACCAGCTCCGCGAACTCGACGGACTCGTAATCAATCTCGAGTGCTGTCTCTCGACGCGCGGCCGGCAGTGGCAGCGAACCTATCGACCGTTTCACTTCCGTGCGGACCCCGACTGGGCGATTCCCGCACTCGAGTCCGTCGGCGTCGACGTCTGTGCGCTGGCGAACAATCACGTCCTCGACTACGAGACGATCGCGCTGCGGGACACGCTTGCCACGCTGGACGAGGCGGGCATCGCACACGCGGGTGCTGGTGAGACGATCGACGAGGCACTCGAGCCGGCCGTGCGATCTATCGGCGACTGCGAGATTGCCGTCGTCTCGTTCACCGACAATACGCCGGAGTATGCGGCCGACGAGGAGACGCCCGGCACGGCGTGGATCGAAATCGATGTCGGGGACGAGGAGACGAAACGGCGCGTCCGAGAGGCACTGGACCGCGCGCGCCGATCGAATCCTGACCTCCTCGTCGCGTCCCTTCACTGGGGGCCGAACATGGTTACCGAACCGTCTGCGTCGTTCCGTGAGTTCGGCCGCTGGCTGGTCGAGGAGGGCGTCGACCTCGTCCACGGCCATAGCGCCCACGTCTTCCACGGTATCGAGCTCCACGACGGTCGGCCGATCGTCTACGATGCGGGCGATTTCGTCGACGACTACGCCGTCGATCCGGAGCTACAAAACGACCGGAGCTTCCTGTTCGTGCTTTCGGTGACCGATGTGGGCGAGCCGGTCGAACTTCGGCTTGTCCCGACCGAGATCAGCGAGTGTACTGTCTCGACGGCGAGTGCGGAGGCAGCGACGTGGGCCCGGCAACGGATGCGGTCGCTGTCGGCGCGCTACGGAACGACGTTCGAGCAGGATGGCGCGGATCTGGTCCTCGAACTCGACACTGGGTGA